Below is a window of Microbacterium saperdae DNA.
TCCGTCATCGCACACGGCCCACAGCACGTCGCGCACGCTGTCGTAGTCCAGAGCCATGACCCCGGTCAGCCCCGGAGCGATCTCGGAGACGAGGGTCGCGCCTCCGTCTGCCCCGAGAGCGAAGGCGTACACGTGCCCGTTGTCCTCGACAGCGACGAAGAACAGCCCGCTGCCGTGTCCCGCATAGTCCGCGGGGTCGTAGGCCGCGCCGGTGTTGTCGTCGAAGAGCGCTCCGGCGAGCGCCGCATCCGGGACCCACTGCACGGCCTCCATGCCGAGGTTCGCGCCGACGGCGGGGAGCAGAGCAGTGAGGTCCCACTGCTGCTGCGCCACCAGGTCGCCGGCTGCCGCGTCCGGGTCGACCTTGAGCACGATGTTCTGGTTGACGCCCTTCGCTCCGTTGTCGCGCTCCGACGCCACGTAGACGAAGCCGTCACCGTCCGCCGTGATGCCCTCGGTGTCGGGGCCGGCGGCACCGGGGTTCGCGGCGTCCTTCTGGAAGCGCACGCGCTTGCCGTCCGTCCAGCCGTCCACCTTCTGCACCGAGCCGTCGGCGTGCGCCTCGAGCTTCCAGATGCGTCCTTCGCCGTTGTCCACGGCCCACAGGAAGGCGCCGTCTGCGGTCTCCTGCACGTCGAGACCGGAGCTGTCCTCCAGGAAAGTCGGCACGTCGTCCAGAACCCGCACCTCGGCGGAGCCCGGCCATGGCGTCACCGCGATCTCCCCCGCGCAGACGTTCGCGGAGCCCTTGGTCGACTTCTCCGTGACACCGAATGCGCCGGTGGTGTCGGGGCAGCGCCCCCAGGTCGTGGCCGCATGCCCTTCGCCCCACGTCGTGCTGTCGATGAGCAGTTCGCTGTCGAACAGGCGAACCGCATCTCCGCCGCCGAGGCCGAATCCGAGAGCCTCGCGCTCGATCACGAGGTAGTCGCCGGCAGCGATCGTGGTGCCGGCGGGGATCGCGTAGGCGTGCGCGTCGTCGTCATCCTTCACGACCACGCCCGACACGTCGAGTGCCGTGCCGGTGGGGTTGACCAGCTCGATCCAGTCGTCCGGGGAGCCCCCGTCGGACTCGACCTCGTTGATGCGCACGGGGTTTCCGCAGGCGTTGCGCAGGCCCTTGGTCGACACCGCGATGTCGATGAAGTCGCCGGTTCCATCTGCGCAGCGGGCCAGCACGCCCGCGGCGTGCGCGGTGTAGACATGCTCGTCGACCGTGTTGCCGGTGGCGTCGCGGAGCGTGACCGTGTCGCCGTTGCCGAGACCGAAGACGAAGTTCGCGGGCTGGTCGAAGACGAAGTAGGCACCCGGCGCGAGCAGCGTGCCGGTCGGCAGCGGTGTCGCCTGGTCGGCATGTCCGTTCGGGTCGTTGTCCATGACGGTCCACCCGGACAGGTCGACGGCGGTACTGCCGGTGTTGAGCACCTCGACCCAGTCGGTGGTGTCGCCGTTGGACTCGATCTCGTTGATCACCACATCGGGCACCACACAGGAGTTCGTGGCTCCGGGCGTCGGGTGGGCGAGAACGAACGCCCCCTCTCCGTCGGGGCAACGGGCGAGCGTGGCCGCTGCGGCGTCGCCGTCGATCGCGGCGTGGCCGTTCCAGGGCAGGGTGTCGTCGATCAGCGCGCCGGACCCGTCGAAGAGGCGGATGCGGTCCGCGCTGCCGATGCCGATCGGGTCGCGGAACGCGGTCTCGGCGCCGGAGACCAGGCCGATCGTTCCCTCCTCGACCACGAGGTGGGCGCCGGCGTCGATCGTGGTGCCGGGCAGGAACTGCCAGCGGTGGTCATCGGAGTTGTCGCGGATCTCAAAGCCCGAGATGTCGAGTGCCGCCGTGCCGGGGTTGTAGAACTCGACCCAGTCCGCGGGCTGCGAGTCCACCTCGTTGATCACGATCGAACCGTCCACCGGGGCGACGGAGCAGTCGTTCGAGCCACCGGGGGTCGCCGCGGTCGCGTGGGCCCACTCCCCCGTACCGTCGGGGCAGCGCGCCCAGACGGCGATCGGCGCGGTGTTGGCATAGGCGTAGGCATCGACCTCGGCACCGCTCGGGTCGTAGAGCACGACCTCATCGCCCTTGCCGAGCCCGAACGGGAAGTCCACATCCTTCACGAGCACCAGGAACTCTCCGGGCGCCAGCGTGGACCCGGCCGGCGCCTGCCCGAAGGCGTCGCGCTTCTCATCCGAGATCTTCCAGCCGTCGAGCGAGATGGTCGTGTCGCCGGCGTTGTAGATCTCGACCTGATCGGCGAGTCCTGTCTGGGCGTCGTCGTAGACGATCTCGTTCAGCACCAGGCCCGGTGCCGCATCCGCCTCCTGGCTCGCGATGGCGGGGGTGTCGGACGTGGCGCCGATGGCGGCGGCGGGGGCGGCGAGCAGGGCGGCGGCGCTGAGAGCGCCGACCACCGAGACCGCGACCCCGCGAAGCAGGCGGGACATGGGACTCCTGTGTCGGGTGCGCGAACGGGTACCCGACCACCCCACCGATGTCGCATGGCCGCAGGGCTACCCGCAGATGTACGCCGCATGAACGCGCGGTTGCGGTTCGCCGCCGACCTCCGCCGACCGTCAGGCGATGCGAGTCCCCGGTGGCAGGCGCCGCGCGGGGGTGCGCGTACGCGTCCAGGCGCCGGCGAACAGCGAGCCGGCGAGCACGACCTGCACACCGAGACCGACGAACCAGCTCGGCACGGTCGAGTCGATGATCTCCCGCCCGGTCAGGGACGTGTCCTCCTGCGCGCATTCGTCCCACCGCTGTTCGAGCGGAGACAGCTGCACCATGCGCACACCCAGCTTGATCTGGCCGAACAGGTCGATCGGGTTTCCCCCCTTCGAGAACTCGGTCGGAGTGGCGTCGGCGAGCACCACGAACGGGTTCGCGGCGAGAGTCCACCACACGAGATCGAACCGCGGCACCTCGTACGAGTAGCTGTCCCAGCGCTCGCAGTCGACGTTGCCCGCGGAGTCGTAGGGTCGGGAGTAGCTGGTCGCCTCGCTGCGCACCGCGAGCCCACCCAGCGCGAAGGTGATGAGGGTGCCGATCACGAGACCGGCCACGACCAGGTACGTCGTGGCGACGGAGAACAGCGGCCGGGCGATCAGACCGCTCAGCCCCACCCCGATGGCGGCGACGACGATGATCTCGACGATCAGCACGAGCAGCGACACCAGCAGCACGCTCACATCAGCGGCGCCGCCGACGAGCGATCCGGCGAGGAAGGGGATGGCGACGACGAGGAAAGCGCCGCCCGTGGCCACTGCTGCCAGGAGCTTGCCGATCATGATGTCGCCCGTGGAGGCCGCCGTCACCTGGATCGCAGCGAGCGTCGCTGCATCCCGGTCGCCGTTGATCGTGTTGCCGCTGAGGGTCGGTGAGACCAGCACGACCAGCAGCAGCACCATGTTCACGACGATCGAGAACACGCCGGCACCGCCGAAGTCGTCCCACGAGTACACCGCGTAGGCCAGCACGGTGACTCCGAGAAGCACTGCGGCGTACACGCCAAGGAGGATGTACCAGCCCACGCTGCGCAGCCGCTGCGTCAGCTCCAGGCGGGCGATGGTGATGATGTGCGAGAAGTTCATGCGCCGTCCTCCGTCGGGGTCGGGTCTGCGGGCGGTGCGGGTGGCGGCGGCGAGGCAGGGGCGGGATGCGCCTCCTGCTCGCGGAGCGCGAGGAACGTGTGCTCGAGAGCGCTCTGCGCCGGCGCGAACTCCGACACCGGCAGGCCCGCCTCCACCAGCCGACGCAGCGCAGCGGCGGCGGCGTCTTCACTCGGAAGGCCCAGGAGGACGGCACCGCGATCCGCGCCGAGCGACTCGGGGGCGACGCCCAGTGTCGACGCGACCTGCCACGAGTCCGCCTTCAGTCGCTCAGGGGACGCGCCGGTGAGACGGATCCGCCACGCCCGCGCGCTCGCCTGTGCCGGTGCGGCATCGACGACCGATCCGGCGACGAGGAACACCGCATCATCGACGACCTCTTCGAGCTCGGAGAGGACATGGCTGGAGATCAGCACCGTGCGCCCCTCGGCGGCGAAGCGGCGCAGCAGCACGCGCAGCTGCACGCGCGCCTCGGGATCGAGCCCCGACGCCGGTTCGTCGAGCAGCAGCACCTTCGGGTCGTGCACCAGCGCCCTCGCCAGTCCGAGCTTCTGCTTCTGCCCGCGGGAGAGCACCTTCGCCGGGGAGTCGGCGAGCGCGCCGAGGCCGACGAGAGTCAGGAGCTGCTCGGCGCGAGGGGCCGCATCAGAACGTGAGATGCCGTAGAGCCGGGCCGTGGTGACGATCGTCTCCCGCGCGGTCAGCGAGGGCCACGCTCCCAATGCGTCGGGCATCCATCCCAGCAGGCGTCGGGCCGCCAACGGATCCGATGCCGGATCCACTCCCCCGATGCGGATGCTGCCCGAGTCGGGAGCGAGGAGCGAGGCGAGCATCAGCAGCAACGTGGTCTTGCCTGCGCCGTTGGGACCGACCAGGCCGGTCACCCGCCCTTCCTCAGCGCGAAGAGTCGCGCCCTGCACGGCCTGGACCGATCCGAACGATCTGCTGACGGCGTCGACGACGATTCCACTCATGTGGTCAGTCTGGCATCCGGACGTCGCGCAGCCCGGGAGCTCGGGGCGGATGCCCAGGAGGGCACGCTCGCAGGTGAGATGATCGAAGGATGCGCACGATCCTCAACATCATCTGGGTCATCCTGGCCGGCTGGGCACTGTTCCTCGGATATGTGCTGGCCGGGGTCCTGCTGTGCATCCCGATCATCACGATCCCGTGGGCGATCGCCTCGTTCCGCATCGCGCGCTACGCCATCTGGCCGTTCGGCCGCGAGGTCGTGAGCAGGCCCACCGCCGGTGTCGGATCCTTCCTCGGCAACGTGCTCTGGGTGATCCTGGCGGGCTGGTGGCTCGCGATCGGCCACATCATCTCGGGTCTCGCGCTCTGCATCACGATCATCGGCATCCCGATGGGCATCGCCGACTTCAAGATGGTCCCGATCTCTCTCATGCCGCTCGGCAAGGAGATCGTCTCCACCCGCAAGGGCGCCTTCGACCGCACACTGTGATCCCTGCACATCCGCCTCTAGAATCGTGCGGATGGATGCCGATCGCCTGCACGCCTGGGATCAGGAGCTGCGCGCTGCTCACACCCGGCTGCGCGCGGCGCTCACGGCGACGCGGGAGGCGCTCGACCGCGGTGAAGCCGCGCCGGATGCCGCCTCGGAGCTGACCCTCTTCTGCATCGGGTTCTGCGCGGCGCTCGACGGACACCACACGAGCGAGGACCGCACGCTTTTCCCGGCGCTCCGTGCGGAGCATCCTGAGCTCGGCGGGGTGATCGACAAGCTCATGCAGGATCATTCGATGCTCTCGCATCTGCTCAGCGCCCTGCGCGGAGCGGCCGAGCGCAACGAGGACGCGGCCTCGATCGAACGCCACCTCGACGGCATCGGCGCGATCATGGAGTCGCACTTCCGCTTCGAGGAGCGCGAGATCCTGGCGCCCCTGCGCGCGCTCTCGCTCGATCGCGACGTGACGGACGTGCTCGGACCGTTCTGACAGCGACGGTGACGTCGCCTCAGCTGCGGAAGAACCTCACACCGAGATCCGGATGATCGACGAAGACCCCGTCGACTCCGGTACGGGCGATCGCGCCCCACTCGGCTTCATAGTCGCCGTAGGCGCCGCGTCCGCCGGAACCGCGGAACTCCGGGGACAGGAACGCGTTCTCGGGGCGGCAGGTCCAGGTGAAGACCTTGAGTCCTCTGGCGTGCGCATCGGGGACGATCGTGTTGCCGTGGGCGAGCAGCATCTTCTTGTTGACGCTGATGCCGTCCACGCGACCGACGAGATCGTCGAGACCCTGCGGCGACACCGTGGCCTTATAGGTGATCGCCTGCTTGCCGTGCGCGACCTGGAGGTCGTAGGGACGACCCGATGCCTCGATCAGGTAGATGTACGAGGCGGGGATGCCGCGCTCTCGCAGTTGTCCGAGCACCGTCGATTCGAAGCACTCGATGATCAGCGGAAGCTCGCCGTCGGCCCATCCGGCCGCGCGGAGATCACGTTCGATCAGCGGAGCGAGCTCCATGCCGATGCTCGCGAAGTACGTCGCGTGCTTGACCTCCAGGACCACGCCGATCTCCCGACCGTGCTCCACGGAACCTTCGCGCACGATGTCGAGCACGTCCACGAGGCGCAGGATCGCCTGCGAGCCGTCGAAGCTCGCGCTCGAGAGCCGCACCTCCGGCAGCCGCTCCCTCCCGCGCAGCGTCGACAGCTCGGCCCAGGTGAAGTCTTCGGTGAACCAGCCGGTCAGCGACTGGCCGTCGACACGCTTCGTCGTCTTCCGGTCGGCGAACTCCGGGTGGTCGGCGACATCCGTGGTGCCGGAGATCTCGTTCTCATGACGCACCACCAGCACGCCGTCCTTGGTCGCGACGACATCGGGTTCCACCGCGTCGACACCCATCGCGAGCGCGAGTTCGTACGACGAGCGGCTGTGTTCCGGGCGGTAGCCGGGCGCACCGCGATGCCCGATGACGAGCGGAGATTTCCTGGGCACGCTCTCAGCGTAGAACACCCCACCTGTGGCACCGCCCGGGTATCTTAGAAGGAAGCGACCTACGACACCCTTTTGGAGTGAGGCCCACCAATGAGCAACTTCGCATTCAACAACCCTGCGTTCAAGCAGCAGGATCCGCGCAATGTCGCGACCTACCCGGGCGGACCGCAGGCTGCTCAGGGTGCACAGAACGCCTCCTTCCAGCACGCCGGAATCGACGCCGCGACCAACGCGCAGCTCGAGGGCATGTACGCCGCTCCCCCGGCCGGAGCCATCGAGACCGACCGCATGAGCGTCGAGGACACGGTCTGGAAGACCGCCGGCCTGTTCGCCATCCTCCTGGTCACCGCTGCCGTGGGCTGGGTCTGGACGCTCGGCGGCGTCGCCGCCCCCGCGTACAACCCGTACAGCGACTTCCAGCCGAACATGCTGCCGTGGATCGTCGGCGCGCTCGCCGGCTTCGTCCTCGCGATGGTCATCACCTTCACGTCGCGCAAGAAGGTGCGTCCGGCCCTGATCTTCGCCTACGCCGCATTCGAGGGTCTCTTCATCGGTGGCATCTCGGCCTTCTTCGAGGTCCTGTACCCGGGAATCGTCGTCCAGGCGACGCTCGCGACCGTCTCGGTCGTCGGAGTGACCCTGGCCCTCTTCGCGAGCGGCAAGATCCGCGCGTCGAAGAAGGCGACCAAGATCTTCATGATCGCGATGATGGGCTACCTCGTCTTCTCGCTCCTGAACGTGGTCCTGATGTGGACCGGTATCAACGACAACGCATTCGGACTCCTCAGCGCCAAGCCGTTCCTCGGCATTCCGCTGGGTCTGATCATCGGCGTTCTCGTCGTCATCATGGCCGCGTACTCGCTGGTGCTGGACTTCGACCAGATCCAGCAGGGCGTCCGCAACGGCGCTCCCCGCCAGTACGGCTGGCTCGGCGCCTTCGGCATCATGGTGACCGTGGTCTGGCTGTACATCGAGATCCTGCGCATCATCGCGATCGCTCGCGGCAGCAACTGACATCGACACACGAAAGAGGCCCGTCTCCGCGAGGAGGCGGGCCTCTTCGCATACCCGGACGGTGCAGCGCAAGGGGTTGGCTCAGGCGGCGTCCGCGCGCCAGAGTGAGGTGCACGAGCCCTGGCACCCTGGGGCTCACGAAACATAGGAGCTGACCATGAGCTTTCTCGGATTCCTTCTTCTCGGCCTCATCGCCGGAGCCATCGCGAAGCTGATCCTTCCCGGCAAGCAGGGCGGCGGATGGTTCATCACCCTGCTGCTCGGCGTCGTCGGCGCCTTCCTCGGCGGATGGCTCGGCAGCCTGATCCTGAACCGCCCTCTCACGGAGTTCTGGGACCTCGGCACCTGGCTCCTCGCCATCGGCGGCTCGATCATCGTGCTGCTGATCTACGGCCTGATCGTCGGCCGCGGCCAGAAGGTTCGCGACTGACCGCACAGCGGTGACATGAGCCGCCCTCCTCGTCTGCACGTCGGATGAGGAGGGCGGCTCTTCGCGTGAGGGCGATCAGCGTCCCGCGGCCTTGGCCTCGAGCAGAGCGCGCTCACGGTCGTTTCCGGCCAGGGCAGCCGCGACGGCGAATTCACTCCGCGCCTCCTTGTCTCGTCCCAGCCGCAGCAGGAGTTCGGCCCTGGTCGCGGGCAGCAGGTGGTATCCGGCCAGCGCACCGGAGGCCGCGAGCTGGTCGATGATGCGCAGAGCGGATGCCGGGCCCGTCGCCATGGACACGGCGGCCGCGCGGTTGAGCTCGACGACGGGCGACGGCGCGATACGGCCGAGCGCCTCGTACAACAGCACGATGCGATCCCAGTCGGTCTCCTCGACCGAAGCGGCGACCGCATGGCACTCGGCGATCGCAGCCTGCAGACCGTAGGGGCCCCGCCCCGATCCGCGCGCATCCGCCGTGGCCAGGGCCGCGCGCCCGCGAGCGATCCTCCCCCGGTCCCAG
It encodes the following:
- a CDS encoding glycerophosphodiester phosphodiesterase family protein, with protein sequence MPRKSPLVIGHRGAPGYRPEHSRSSYELALAMGVDAVEPDVVATKDGVLVVRHENEISGTTDVADHPEFADRKTTKRVDGQSLTGWFTEDFTWAELSTLRGRERLPEVRLSSASFDGSQAILRLVDVLDIVREGSVEHGREIGVVLEVKHATYFASIGMELAPLIERDLRAAGWADGELPLIIECFESTVLGQLRERGIPASYIYLIEASGRPYDLQVAHGKQAITYKATVSPQGLDDLVGRVDGISVNKKMLLAHGNTIVPDAHARGLKVFTWTCRPENAFLSPEFRGSGGRGAYGDYEAEWGAIARTGVDGVFVDHPDLGVRFFRS
- a CDS encoding lamin tail domain-containing protein, coding for MSRLLRGVAVSVVGALSAAALLAAPAAAIGATSDTPAIASQEADAAPGLVLNEIVYDDAQTGLADQVEIYNAGDTTISLDGWKISDEKRDAFGQAPAGSTLAPGEFLVLVKDVDFPFGLGKGDEVVLYDPSGAEVDAYAYANTAPIAVWARCPDGTGEWAHATAATPGGSNDCSVAPVDGSIVINEVDSQPADWVEFYNPGTAALDISGFEIRDNSDDHRWQFLPGTTIDAGAHLVVEEGTIGLVSGAETAFRDPIGIGSADRIRLFDGSGALIDDTLPWNGHAAIDGDAAAATLARCPDGEGAFVLAHPTPGATNSCVVPDVVINEIESNGDTTDWVEVLNTGSTAVDLSGWTVMDNDPNGHADQATPLPTGTLLAPGAYFVFDQPANFVFGLGNGDTVTLRDATGNTVDEHVYTAHAAGVLARCADGTGDFIDIAVSTKGLRNACGNPVRINEVESDGGSPDDWIELVNPTGTALDVSGVVVKDDDDAHAYAIPAGTTIAAGDYLVIEREALGFGLGGGDAVRLFDSELLIDSTTWGEGHAATTWGRCPDTTGAFGVTEKSTKGSANVCAGEIAVTPWPGSAEVRVLDDVPTFLEDSSGLDVQETADGAFLWAVDNGEGRIWKLEAHADGSVQKVDGWTDGKRVRFQKDAANPGAAGPDTEGITADGDGFVYVASERDNGAKGVNQNIVLKVDPDAAAGDLVAQQQWDLTALLPAVGANLGMEAVQWVPDAALAGALFDDNTGAAYDPADYAGHGSGLFFVAVEDNGHVYAFALGADGGATLVSEIAPGLTGVMALDYDSVRDVLWAVCDDGCQGRSAEITLNGTAKPGLAHHARPAGMPDINNEGFATAPASLSVDGQRPVWWFADGFASQSLRTGTLPGVDDETPGTKPPLPGSALNDDNRNGVTINPAAAAAGEQVVVTVGDAQAGAEVAVWMYSDPQRLAAGALDASGRITVTIPADAAAGAHRIAVYAANGDLIGWGDLRVTAASGGATDGGGGGGLANTGGELPVAAAALALVLLLAGGLIAVRRRRTV
- a CDS encoding GlsB/YeaQ/YmgE family stress response membrane protein produces the protein MSFLGFLLLGLIAGAIAKLILPGKQGGGWFITLLLGVVGAFLGGWLGSLILNRPLTEFWDLGTWLLAIGGSIIVLLIYGLIVGRGQKVRD
- a CDS encoding Bax inhibitor-1/YccA family protein, translated to MSNFAFNNPAFKQQDPRNVATYPGGPQAAQGAQNASFQHAGIDAATNAQLEGMYAAPPAGAIETDRMSVEDTVWKTAGLFAILLVTAAVGWVWTLGGVAAPAYNPYSDFQPNMLPWIVGALAGFVLAMVITFTSRKKVRPALIFAYAAFEGLFIGGISAFFEVLYPGIVVQATLATVSVVGVTLALFASGKIRASKKATKIFMIAMMGYLVFSLLNVVLMWTGINDNAFGLLSAKPFLGIPLGLIIGVLVVIMAAYSLVLDFDQIQQGVRNGAPRQYGWLGAFGIMVTVVWLYIEILRIIAIARGSN
- a CDS encoding ABC transporter permease, with the translated sequence MNFSHIITIARLELTQRLRSVGWYILLGVYAAVLLGVTVLAYAVYSWDDFGGAGVFSIVVNMVLLLVVLVSPTLSGNTINGDRDAATLAAIQVTAASTGDIMIGKLLAAVATGGAFLVVAIPFLAGSLVGGAADVSVLLVSLLVLIVEIIVVAAIGVGLSGLIARPLFSVATTYLVVAGLVIGTLITFALGGLAVRSEATSYSRPYDSAGNVDCERWDSYSYEVPRFDLVWWTLAANPFVVLADATPTEFSKGGNPIDLFGQIKLGVRMVQLSPLEQRWDECAQEDTSLTGREIIDSTVPSWFVGLGVQVVLAGSLFAGAWTRTRTPARRLPPGTRIA
- a CDS encoding YccF domain-containing protein, with the protein product MRTILNIIWVILAGWALFLGYVLAGVLLCIPIITIPWAIASFRIARYAIWPFGREVVSRPTAGVGSFLGNVLWVILAGWWLAIGHIISGLALCITIIGIPMGIADFKMVPISLMPLGKEIVSTRKGAFDRTL
- a CDS encoding hemerythrin domain-containing protein — encoded protein: MDADRLHAWDQELRAAHTRLRAALTATREALDRGEAAPDAASELTLFCIGFCAALDGHHTSEDRTLFPALRAEHPELGGVIDKLMQDHSMLSHLLSALRGAAERNEDAASIERHLDGIGAIMESHFRFEEREILAPLRALSLDRDVTDVLGPF
- a CDS encoding ABC transporter ATP-binding protein, with amino-acid sequence MSGIVVDAVSRSFGSVQAVQGATLRAEEGRVTGLVGPNGAGKTTLLLMLASLLAPDSGSIRIGGVDPASDPLAARRLLGWMPDALGAWPSLTARETIVTTARLYGISRSDAAPRAEQLLTLVGLGALADSPAKVLSRGQKQKLGLARALVHDPKVLLLDEPASGLDPEARVQLRVLLRRFAAEGRTVLISSHVLSELEEVVDDAVFLVAGSVVDAAPAQASARAWRIRLTGASPERLKADSWQVASTLGVAPESLGADRGAVLLGLPSEDAAAAALRRLVEAGLPVSEFAPAQSALEHTFLALREQEAHPAPASPPPPAPPADPTPTEDGA